Proteins encoded by one window of Thermodesulfitimonas autotrophica:
- a CDS encoding type II toxin-antitoxin system PemK/MazF family toxin: MEVKRGDVFLVDFNPARGSEQAGFRPALVIQNDVGNRYSPTTIVAAISAAPERTYPFLVRLGAGEGGLERGSAVNASQILTVDKPRLVKRLGSLSAERMREVNRAVKISLGLE; this comes from the coding sequence AGCGGGGCGACGTCTTCCTGGTGGATTTCAATCCAGCACGGGGAAGTGAGCAGGCGGGCTTTCGGCCCGCCCTCGTCATTCAAAACGACGTGGGGAACAGATATAGCCCCACCACCATCGTGGCGGCGATCAGCGCGGCCCCCGAAAGGACGTACCCGTTCCTGGTGCGTCTTGGCGCCGGGGAAGGCGGCCTGGAGAGGGGCAGCGCGGTGAACGCCAGCCAGATACTCACCGTGGACAAGCCCCGGCTGGTGAAGAGATTGGGCAGCCTCTCCGCCGAGCGGATGCGCGAGGTGAACCGGGCGGTCAAGATCAGCCTGGGTTTGGAGTAG
- a CDS encoding DUF2442 domain-containing protein yields MSGKVECVLHEVRSIYPVGDRYLILEFETGEYRVVDTRPFLKGPVFEPLKDPAFFRQVKADPDAKTVVWPNGADICPDVLYAKSVPLKLPEELGA; encoded by the coding sequence GTGAGCGGGAAGGTTGAATGCGTTCTCCACGAAGTGCGGAGCATTTATCCGGTCGGGGACCGTTACCTGATCCTGGAGTTCGAAACCGGGGAATACCGCGTGGTCGACACCCGGCCTTTCTTGAAAGGGCCGGTGTTCGAGCCGCTGAAGGACCCGGCTTTCTTCCGGCAGGTGAAGGCGGACCCCGACGCGAAAACGGTGGTCTGGCCCAACGGGGCCGACATATGCCCGGACGTTCTTTACGCGAAGAGCGTTCCGCTAAAGCTGCCGGAAGAGTTGGGCGCGTAA